The Elaeis guineensis isolate ETL-2024a chromosome 13, EG11, whole genome shotgun sequence genome includes a region encoding these proteins:
- the LOC105055974 gene encoding pentatricopeptide repeat-containing protein At1g26460, mitochondrial, with protein MAAKVAILGRAHALLHKTLSPTTRLRAAISSIPFLSQEPQLQEPPSSSSDTAPLPPNPSTGSPFYQENWRVPNTGPGVALGGQSLVPLGGGAATRMMAFSQTQDVASLMDVFADWMTSQRWSDLKQLFEFWIRSLDATGKPNKPDVHLYNHYLRANLMMGATAGELLDLVAQMQEYQIAPNTASYNLVLKAMYQARESEAAEKLVDRMLQTGTLPDDESYNLVIGLLILMNQVDSALKYLDLTLKSGYMLSLSVFSDCVRTCVNAGRLDMLSSIIEKCKTTDQNKALCPSWNLCIYIAEVALQADHSKLVCFSLEFFARWIARGENARPPVLLSVDEGLLVSALGTAGRTYDTTLLDAAWSILRRSLRQKRAPNPESYLARIFAHASLGNLQRAFSALNEFENVYGNSGEVDQELFSPFTSLYPLVVACCKNGFSTLDSVYIQLENLSRADPPYKSVAALNCVVLGCANIWDLDRAYETFEAITGKIGLAPDIHSYNALMCAFGKLKKTAEASKVFEHLVSLGVKPNATTYSLLVDSHIINRDPKAALAVVDEMVEAGFTPSKEMLKKVRRRCSRELDFDSDEQVGSLAQKFKIRMGGEFRREMLFNLEYSADY; from the exons ATGGCGGCGAAGGTGGCTATCCTCGGGCGAGCCCACGCCCTCCTCCACAAAACCCTAAGCCCCACTACCCGCCTGCGCGCCGCCATCTCCAGCATCCCCTTCCTCTCCCAGGAGCCCCAGCTCCAGGAACCCCCCTCATCTTCCTCCGACACCGCCCCGCTCCCCCCGAACCCCTCCACGGGGAGCCCGTTCTACCAGGAGAACTGGCGCGTCCCGAACACCGGCCCAGGGGTCGCCCTCGGCGGCCAGTCCCTCGTCCCCCTGGGCGGCGGAGCCGCCACCCGGATGATGGCCTTCTCCCAGACCCAGGACGTCGCTAGCCTGATGGACGTCTTTGCTGACTGGATGACGTCGCAGCGGTGGTCGGACCTTAAGCAGCTGTTTGAGTTCTGGATCCGGTCGCTGGATGCCACTGGCAAGCCCAACAAGCCCGACGTCCACCTCTACAACCATTATTTGAGGGCCAATCTCATGATGGGGGCGACCGCGGGAGAGCTCTTGGATCTGGTGGCCCAAATGCAGGAGTACCAGATCGCGCCTAATACGGCCTCGTACAATTTGGTGCTCAAGGCCATGTACCAGGCTAGAGAGAGCGAGGCAGCGGAGAAGTTGGTCGACCG GATGCTGCAGACAGGCACTTTGCCAGACGATGAATCATATAATTTGGTGATAGGCCTTCTGATTTTAATGAATCAAGTGGATTCTGCCCTAAAATATTTGGATTTGACCCTGAAATCTGGCTACATGTTGTCATTGAGTGTTTTCTCAGATTGTGTACGGACCTGTGTTAATGCTGGGAGATTGGACATGTTGTCATCCATCATAGAGAAATGCAAG ACAACGGACCAAAACAAAGCCTTGTGCCCTAGCTGGAATTTATGCATCTACATTGCAGAGGTTGCTTTGCAAGCAGATCATAGCAAATTGGTTTGCTTCTCCTTGGAGTTTTTTGCTCGATGGATTGCTCGTGGTGAGAATGCTAGGCCACCAGTTCTTCTTTCTGTGGATGAAGGGTTACTTGTGTCAGCACTGGGTACTGCTGGTAGAACATATGACACTACCCTTTTAGATGCTGCTTGGTCAATCTTGCGGCGTTCTTTGCGTCAAAAAAGAGCTCCAAATCCAGAGTCTTATCTTGCCAGGATATTTGCACATGCATCATTGGGAAATCTACAACGTGCTTTTAGTGCCCTCAATGAATTTGAAAATGTATATGGGAATTCTGGGGAAGTTGATCAGGAGCTTTTCTCCCCTTTTACCTCTCTATATCCACTGGTTGTTGCTTGCTGCAAAAATGGCTTCTCAACATTGGACTCG GTGTATATTCAATTGGAGAACTTGAGCCGTGCAGATCCTCCTTACAAGTCTGTTGCTGCTCTTAATTGTGTGGTATTAGGTTGTGCAAACATATGGGATCTGGACCGGGCCTATGAGACTTTTGAGGCCATCACTGGGAAGATAGGATTGGCACCTGATATACATTCTTATAATGCTTTAATGTGTGCATTTGGAAAACTCAAGAAG ACAGCTGAGGCTTCTAAAGTGTTTGAGCATTTGGTGAGCTTAGGTGTGAAACCAAATGCAACAACATATTCATTACTTGTTGATTCGCATATTATAAATCGGGACCCAAAAGCTGCTCTTGCTGTAGTTGATGAGATG